One genomic segment of Mytilus trossulus isolate FHL-02 chromosome 4, PNRI_Mtr1.1.1.hap1, whole genome shotgun sequence includes these proteins:
- the LOC134713922 gene encoding ryncolin-4-like — translation MKKHGGGWTVFQRRMNGKIQFYRDWDSYRQGFGNQNEEFWLGNDHLHQLTSQGKYKMRIDMEDFENNRKYAQYEKFSVGSETSGYILDVSGYSGDAGDGMAIQNGQKFSTKDKDNDKWDKACAVEFKGGWWYNKCHYSNPNGLYLKGKHESGADGVNWRLWKGYHYSLKETIMMIRKA, via the exons GTATTCCAACGTAGAATGAACGGAAAGATACAATTCTACAGGGACTGGGACTCTTATAGGCAAGGATTTGGTAACCAGAATGAAGAATTTTGGTTGG GTAACGACCATCTGCATCAACTTACCTCTCaaggaaaatacaaaatgaggATTGATATGGAAGACTTCGAAAACAACCGGAAGTACGCCCAATATGAGAAGTTCAGTGTTGGAAGCGAAACTTCGGGTTATATTTTAGATGTTAGTGGTTATTCTGGAGATGCAG GAGATGGCATGGCAATTCAGAATGGGCAGAAATTCTCAACAAAAGATAAAGATAACGATAAATGGGACAAGGCATGTGCAGTGGAATTCAAAGGTGGTTGGTGGTATAATAAATGTCACTACAGCAACCCGAATGGCCTATACCTGAAGGGAAAACATGAATCAGGTGCTGATGGGGTCAATTGGAGACTATGGAAGGGCTATCACTACTCATTAAAAGAAACAATCATGATGATCCGCAAAGCCTAG